The DNA region CAGCCAATATGTTTTCCAGCTAACCAACCGTCCGATGTTGTTGGTGAAGGACGATATTTACGTTAAAAAACTTCGTCGCGTCGCGATCGCGCTCGATAAAACCGATGCCGCTAAATACTGTTTAGATTTAGCCCTCTACCTGCTGCGCGACTACTCCGATGCCGAACTCATTCTCGTGCGCGTCAACCCCGATTTAGACCCCAAACTTCTCCCCCTCTCAAAAGAAGAAACCGAAAACAATCCGACCATTGCCGAAGCCTTACCCAAGGTCAAACGCTCTGGGGTGAATTACCGTTGCGTCGTCACCGCCGGTCGTCCCGGAGAGGAACTGTGCAAAGTTGCTGAAGAATACAACATCGATCTCTTAATTCTCGGTTCTCCCGATCGCCGTCCTTCCATTGCTAAGTCCCTGCCCGATTTAGATCGCTTGTTGGGAACCTCGCTGTCCGACTACGTGCGCGTTAATGCAACCTGCCCGATCCTCCTGGCTCGCCAAGAATCGGCTTAAAGTCCTAGAGGCTCCTATTTTCCGTTAAAAAGGGATGGAAGAAAATTTCTTCATCCCTTTTTTAATACCCGTACCTGGCGCGATTTATTCGCTCTTGCTATTCCGACTTGCCGTCTGAATGTACAAAATCAGCAGGAATACAGCCGGGACAAACACAAACAAAATTGTTGCGACAAACCCAAGATCGTTAACTCGCATTGAAGCCTCTGTCTAATCTCTAGATTTTTAAACAACTTTTAGGATATCACTAAGTCGGGCGGCGTTTTTGACCGGCATCGAAATCGCTACGATTTAGGCTTAGTCTTAACCGCGATCGGGCCATTCACCAGCG from Oscillatoria sp. FACHB-1406 includes:
- a CDS encoding universal stress protein, coding for MIQKILLAGSGTGNSVEMLKNLLALPALQGSSVTVLHVIPQKTSDREMGAKSEEGEKIMTETVQTLNLREDKISTKLLQGDPKTEVCKVADEINADLIVMGSRGLNRLRAILQNSVSQYVFQLTNRPMLLVKDDIYVKKLRRVAIALDKTDAAKYCLDLALYLLRDYSDAELILVRVNPDLDPKLLPLSKEETENNPTIAEALPKVKRSGVNYRCVVTAGRPGEELCKVAEEYNIDLLILGSPDRRPSIAKSLPDLDRLLGTSLSDYVRVNATCPILLARQESA
- the psbM gene encoding photosystem II reaction center protein PsbM, producing MRVNDLGFVATILFVFVPAVFLLILYIQTASRNSKSE